The proteins below are encoded in one region of Shewanella algae:
- the ispA gene encoding (2E,6E)-farnesyl diphosphate synthase, which yields MLTQAINQYQQRVNQRIGTILDTLDDTEPKLKAAMRHGALLGGKRIRPFLVYSVGEMLGVPLERLDDCAAAIECIHAYSLIHDDLPAMDDDALRRGQPTVHIAFDEATAILAGDALQTLAFELISSDIEGLSDRQHLRLVQSLAKASGYRGMCGGQAQDLNATDKEISLAQLTALHRLKTGALIRCAVEFAVIAADVDDNERQALLEYADAIGLAFQVQDDILDITGSTEELGKPQGSDLDANKSTYPKLLGLEGAKATAQKLLEDALSALAKLPYNSQLIAEFARYIVERRV from the coding sequence GTGTTAACCCAAGCTATTAACCAATACCAGCAGAGAGTCAATCAAAGGATTGGCACCATTCTGGACACCCTGGATGATACCGAGCCCAAACTCAAGGCTGCCATGCGACATGGTGCCCTGCTGGGCGGTAAACGTATTCGGCCGTTTCTGGTTTACTCTGTGGGCGAGATGCTCGGCGTTCCCCTTGAGCGCCTCGATGATTGCGCCGCCGCCATAGAATGTATTCACGCTTACTCGCTGATCCATGACGATCTGCCGGCCATGGACGACGATGCCCTGCGCCGCGGTCAGCCGACAGTGCATATCGCCTTTGACGAAGCCACCGCCATTCTGGCCGGTGATGCCTTGCAGACCTTGGCCTTTGAACTTATCAGCAGCGATATCGAGGGCCTCAGCGACCGCCAACACCTGCGCCTGGTGCAGTCGCTGGCCAAAGCCTCCGGCTACCGCGGTATGTGCGGCGGCCAGGCCCAGGATCTCAATGCCACAGACAAAGAGATCTCCCTTGCGCAGCTCACCGCCCTGCACAGATTGAAGACAGGTGCCCTTATCCGCTGCGCCGTCGAGTTTGCGGTAATTGCCGCCGATGTCGATGATAATGAAAGGCAGGCACTGCTGGAATACGCCGATGCCATAGGTCTGGCATTCCAGGTACAGGATGACATTCTCGATATCACCGGCAGTACAGAAGAGCTGGGTAAGCCCCAGGGGTCGGATCTCGACGCCAACAAGAGTACTTATCCTAAACTGTTGGGACTGGAGGGCGCCAAGGCCACAGCCCAAAAACTGCTGGAAGATGCACTATCAGCGCTGGCCAAATTGCCATACAATAGCCAGTTAATTGCCGAATTCGCCCGCTATATCGTTGAGCGAAGAGTATAA
- the xseB gene encoding exodeoxyribonuclease VII small subunit produces the protein MAKKPENLSFEESLNELERIVAELERGEVSLDDALKQFERGIGLVRSSQAKLEQAQQKVAILLAQDPQAPLSPFDVEGE, from the coding sequence GTGGCCAAAAAACCCGAAAATCTGAGCTTTGAAGAATCTCTCAACGAACTGGAACGCATAGTCGCCGAGCTGGAACGCGGTGAAGTATCGCTGGACGATGCTCTCAAACAGTTCGAGCGTGGCATAGGTCTGGTGCGCAGCAGCCAGGCTAAACTGGAACAGGCGCAACAGAAAGTTGCCATACTGCTGGCCCAGGATCCCCAGGCGCCATTGAGCCCATTTGATGTCGAGGGTGAGTGA
- the pomA gene encoding flagellar motor protein PomA, producing MDLATLIGLVGAFAFIIMAMVSSGGIAIFIDVPSVLIVMVGSLFVVMMKFNLKQFLGAVKIAAKAFMFKLDKPEELIEQSVTMADAARKGGFLALEEAQISNSFMQKAVDMLVDGHDGDVVREALEKDIQLTEERHKAGISIFKALGDVAPAMGMIGTLIGLVAMLSNMDDPKSIGPAMAVALLTTLYGAVIANMVAIPIADKLALRMNEEMLNRNLIMDAVLAIQDGQNPRVIEGFLKNYLSEKQRKIDTTDGE from the coding sequence GTGGATTTAGCAACCCTGATAGGACTGGTAGGTGCTTTTGCTTTTATTATCATGGCAATGGTCAGCAGTGGCGGCATTGCAATCTTTATTGATGTGCCTTCGGTATTGATTGTGATGGTAGGTTCGCTGTTTGTGGTGATGATGAAATTCAACCTCAAGCAGTTTTTGGGGGCGGTCAAGATTGCCGCCAAGGCGTTTATGTTCAAACTGGACAAACCCGAAGAGTTGATTGAACAGTCGGTCACCATGGCCGACGCCGCCCGTAAAGGGGGCTTCCTGGCGCTGGAAGAGGCGCAAATTTCCAACAGTTTTATGCAAAAAGCGGTCGACATGCTGGTGGACGGCCACGACGGCGATGTGGTGCGTGAAGCACTGGAGAAAGACATTCAGCTGACCGAAGAGCGCCACAAGGCGGGGATCAGTATCTTCAAGGCGCTGGGTGATGTGGCGCCGGCTATGGGCATGATAGGTACCCTGATTGGTCTGGTGGCCATGTTGTCCAACATGGATGACCCTAAATCCATCGGCCCGGCAATGGCGGTGGCCTTGCTGACCACCTTGTACGGTGCGGTTATTGCCAACATGGTGGCGATTCCGATTGCCGATAAGCTGGCGCTGCGGATGAACGAAGAGATGCTCAACCGCAACCTGATTATGGACGCTGTACTGGCGATTCAGGATGGCCAGAACCCCAGGGTGATTGAGGGCTTCCTCAAAAATTACCTGTCTGAGAAGCAGCGCAAAATAGATACAACGGACGGAGAGTAA